One Aquisediminimonas profunda genomic region harbors:
- a CDS encoding NADP-dependent malic enzyme, with the protein MSDEARVQFSDREALIYHSTGRPGKIEIIASKPMATQRDLSLAYSPGVAVPVLAIADDPATAYDYTAKGNLVAVISNGTAILGLGNLGALASKPVMEGKAVLFKRFADVDAIDLELATEDPDAFINAVALLEPSFGGINLEDIKAPECFIIEQALKERMKIPVMHDDQHGTAIISAAGLINACEITGRNLGDVKVVVNGAGAAAIACTELIKAMGVSPANVIMCDRKGVIYQGRQDGMDQWKSAHAAVTEARTLEEALVGADIFLGLSAAGALRGDMIEKMAARPIIFAMANPNPEITPPEAKAVRPDCIVATGRSDYPNQVNNVLGFPFIFRGALDVRATTINEEMKIAAAYAIAELAREAVPEEVAAAYGGQLASFGQDYIIPAPFDPRLMEVVPAAVAQAAMDSGVATKPILDMDEYRMSLRARLNPTTSVLTLAYDNARAHPKRVVFAEAEEEVVLRAAIAFRDGGCGTPVLIGRDDVREKLRALGVDDPESFEIHNSRHSPLVPAMVEILYGRLQRRGYLHRECERLVNTDRNIFASLLLKMGEADAMITGVTRTYGQSLREVRRVLDQAEGRTPFGIHVLVGQSHTVFMADTTVNERPSASELADIAEQTAAVARRMGHEPRVAFLSYSTFGNPSGNWLGPIRDAVEILDSRGVSFEYEGEMAPDVALNPKLMLNYPFSRLSGPANVLVMPGLQSANLSAKLLRELGGDSVIGPMLVGMEKPVQIATMASNASELVTLAVLAASGIAL; encoded by the coding sequence ATGAGCGACGAAGCTAGAGTGCAGTTTTCCGACCGGGAAGCCCTGATCTATCACTCCACGGGTCGCCCGGGCAAAATAGAAATCATCGCTTCAAAGCCGATGGCGACCCAGCGTGATTTGAGCCTTGCCTACTCCCCCGGCGTCGCGGTTCCCGTGCTTGCGATCGCGGATGATCCGGCGACAGCCTATGACTATACCGCCAAGGGCAATCTGGTGGCTGTCATTTCCAACGGAACAGCAATTCTTGGCCTTGGCAATCTCGGCGCGCTCGCGTCGAAGCCCGTGATGGAAGGCAAGGCCGTCCTTTTCAAACGCTTTGCCGATGTCGACGCGATCGATCTCGAGCTTGCGACCGAGGATCCGGACGCGTTCATCAATGCCGTTGCCTTGCTTGAACCCAGCTTCGGAGGGATCAATCTGGAAGATATCAAGGCGCCCGAATGTTTCATCATCGAGCAGGCGCTCAAGGAGCGGATGAAGATTCCGGTCATGCATGATGACCAGCATGGGACTGCTATCATCAGTGCGGCAGGCCTTATCAACGCATGCGAGATTACCGGCCGCAACCTTGGCGACGTCAAGGTGGTCGTCAATGGAGCCGGGGCGGCGGCGATTGCTTGCACCGAGCTTATCAAGGCCATGGGTGTGTCCCCAGCCAATGTCATCATGTGCGACAGGAAGGGCGTGATCTATCAGGGGCGGCAGGACGGCATGGATCAATGGAAGTCTGCCCATGCTGCCGTCACCGAAGCGCGGACCCTGGAAGAGGCGCTTGTCGGCGCGGATATTTTTTTGGGGCTTTCCGCAGCTGGGGCGCTACGCGGCGACATGATCGAGAAGATGGCCGCACGACCCATCATTTTTGCAATGGCCAACCCCAATCCGGAAATAACGCCGCCCGAAGCCAAGGCCGTGCGCCCGGACTGCATCGTTGCCACGGGCCGTTCCGACTATCCCAACCAGGTCAACAATGTGCTGGGATTTCCCTTCATCTTCCGGGGCGCGCTTGATGTGCGGGCGACGACCATCAACGAGGAAATGAAGATCGCGGCAGCCTATGCCATCGCCGAACTCGCACGCGAGGCTGTTCCGGAGGAAGTGGCCGCAGCCTATGGCGGGCAGCTTGCCAGTTTCGGGCAGGATTACATCATTCCCGCGCCGTTCGACCCCCGACTGATGGAAGTCGTACCGGCGGCCGTTGCTCAGGCTGCAATGGACTCGGGCGTTGCCACCAAGCCGATCCTCGACATGGACGAATATCGCATGTCCCTGCGCGCGCGGCTGAACCCGACGACGTCGGTCCTGACGCTTGCCTATGACAACGCGCGCGCTCATCCCAAACGCGTCGTCTTTGCCGAGGCCGAAGAAGAAGTGGTGTTGCGGGCGGCGATTGCCTTCAGGGACGGTGGCTGTGGCACGCCCGTTTTGATCGGACGCGACGATGTACGCGAAAAGCTCAGGGCGCTCGGCGTTGACGATCCGGAGAGCTTCGAGATTCACAACAGCCGCCATTCGCCACTCGTGCCCGCAATGGTCGAGATTCTGTACGGCCGGTTGCAGCGCAGGGGCTATCTCCACCGTGAATGCGAGCGGCTGGTCAATACGGACCGCAACATCTTCGCATCGCTTCTGCTCAAGATGGGAGAAGCGGATGCGATGATCACCGGCGTGACGCGGACCTATGGCCAATCGCTGCGCGAAGTGCGCCGCGTGCTTGACCAAGCCGAAGGGCGGACACCATTCGGCATCCATGTCCTCGTCGGCCAGTCGCATACCGTGTTCATGGCGGATACCACCGTCAATGAGCGGCCGTCAGCATCCGAGCTTGCCGATATCGCCGAGCAGACGGCAGCGGTTGCAAGGCGGATGGGGCACGAACCGCGCGTGGCCTTTCTCTCCTATTCGACCTTCGGGAATCCCTCGGGCAATTGGCTTGGGCCGATCCGCGACGCGGTGGAAATTCTCGATTCGCGCGGCGTGAGTTTTGAATATGAAGGCGAAATGGCGCCTGACGTCGCACTCAACCCCAAGTTGATGCTCAATTATCCGTTCAGCCGATTGTCCGGCCCAGCGAACGTGCTTGTCATGCCGGGGCTGCAGTCAGCCAATCTTTCGGCAAAGCTGCTGCGCGAGTTGGGCGGAGATTCGGTCATCGGGCCGATGCTGGTCGGAATGGAAAAGCCGGTGCAGATTGCCACAATGGCGTCGAATGCGTCGGAACTGGTGACCCTGGCGGTGCTGGCCGCAAGCGGTATCGCGCTTTAG
- a CDS encoding outer membrane protein assembly factor BamE: protein MARMSTKQAATATLLALALGASGCARVNGHQGYIADETLLGGIAPGVDNRESVAKTLGRPSFVGQFTPNDWYYFARTTKQLAFALPKPTEQLVLHIRFDAAGNVASVEKTGIEKVARIDPNGDKTPTLGKERSFFEDLFGNIGSVGAVGESGGTTDNPN from the coding sequence ATGGCCCGGATGTCAACCAAGCAGGCAGCGACTGCAACGCTTTTGGCGCTTGCGCTCGGCGCTTCGGGCTGCGCGCGGGTCAATGGACATCAAGGCTATATCGCCGATGAAACACTGCTCGGAGGAATAGCGCCTGGGGTCGATAACCGTGAATCGGTTGCAAAGACTCTCGGTCGCCCGAGCTTTGTGGGTCAGTTCACGCCGAATGACTGGTATTATTTTGCGCGGACCACAAAGCAGCTGGCCTTTGCCTTGCCAAAGCCGACCGAGCAACTTGTCCTCCACATCCGCTTCGATGCGGCGGGGAATGTCGCTTCTGTTGAAAAGACAGGCATCGAAAAGGTCGCGAGGATCGACCCGAATGGCGACAAGACCCCGACGCTCGGCAAGGAACGCAGCTTCTTTGAGGATCTGTTCGGCAATATCGGCTCTGTCGGGGCCGTCGGCGAAAGCGGCGGGACGACCGACAATCCGAACTGA
- a CDS encoding ubiquinol-cytochrome C chaperone family protein, whose translation MALNLFRKLFSSTDERAAVAPLYAAIIAEARQPHWYLDGKVADTIDGRFDMINAVLALVLARMEGLGEAAHMPSTLLAETFVNDMDGQLRELGIGDIVVGKHIGKMMAALGGRLGAYREGFRPGGNPRAALLRNLYRGEDPGEPALDHVQGALVALVDRLAQQTLADLLAGQLGDA comes from the coding sequence ATGGCACTCAATCTGTTCCGGAAACTGTTCAGCAGCACAGATGAGCGTGCCGCGGTGGCGCCACTTTATGCGGCCATCATTGCCGAGGCGCGCCAGCCGCACTGGTATCTCGACGGCAAGGTTGCCGATACGATCGACGGGCGATTTGACATGATCAATGCTGTCCTCGCGCTGGTGCTGGCCCGCATGGAAGGATTGGGAGAGGCAGCGCACATGCCGTCAACGCTTCTGGCTGAAACATTCGTCAATGACATGGACGGACAACTGCGTGAGCTTGGCATCGGTGACATTGTGGTTGGCAAGCATATCGGCAAGATGATGGCAGCCCTGGGCGGCAGGCTTGGCGCCTATCGCGAAGGATTTCGGCCCGGCGGCAATCCGCGGGCCGCATTGCTGCGCAATCTCTATCGCGGAGAAGATCCAGGCGAGCCCGCACTCGACCATGTGCAAGGCGCACTCGTGGCGCTCGTCGATCGACTTGCGCAGCAAACACTTGCTGACCTGCTTGCAGGGCAATTGGGTGATGCATGA
- a CDS encoding YceD family protein: protein MSDTPEFSRRFPLAEIGTVPKHVAIVADETECAAVARRFGLVSLGLLSAKADLVAVEGAIEARGTLSARLTQSCVATGQPLPATLDEPFRIRFEPPVTEVIEEEFELDADDCDAMEHDGQAVDLGEAAAQTLGLSIDRFPRAPNADDVLKAAGILSEADTSPFAKLKGLFAKE, encoded by the coding sequence ATGAGCGACACACCTGAGTTTTCAAGGCGCTTTCCACTTGCCGAAATCGGGACGGTGCCAAAGCATGTCGCAATAGTTGCCGATGAGACTGAATGCGCGGCCGTCGCGCGCCGCTTCGGGCTAGTTTCGCTGGGCCTTCTGTCAGCAAAAGCCGATCTGGTGGCGGTCGAGGGAGCCATTGAAGCGCGCGGGACACTGTCGGCGCGCCTGACGCAGAGCTGTGTAGCAACCGGCCAGCCGCTCCCGGCCACGCTGGATGAACCCTTCCGGATTCGTTTTGAACCACCGGTCACCGAGGTGATCGAGGAAGAGTTTGAACTGGACGCTGATGATTGCGACGCCATGGAACATGACGGGCAGGCGGTCGATCTTGGCGAGGCCGCTGCCCAGACTCTTGGCCTTTCGATTGATCGATTTCCGCGCGCACCCAATGCCGATGACGTCCTGAAGGCGGCGGGAATCCTGAGTGAAGCTGACACCAGCCCTTTTGCCAAGCTCAAGGGCCTGTTCGCCAAGGAGTGA
- the ssb gene encoding single-stranded DNA-binding protein: MAGSVNKVILVGNLGKDPEVRTMNNGGEVVSFSVATSENWNDKASGERKEKTEWHNVVIFNENLGRIAKQYLRKGSSVYVEGQLQTRKWTDQNGNDRYTTEVVLQRFRGELTLLGGREGGGSAAGSSNWGEDRGSNPFGGGGSSRAPSGGSAFDSDLDDDVPF, encoded by the coding sequence ATGGCGGGCAGCGTCAACAAGGTAATTCTGGTCGGCAATCTGGGCAAAGACCCCGAGGTCCGCACGATGAACAATGGCGGTGAAGTTGTCAGCTTTTCCGTCGCAACCTCGGAAAACTGGAATGACAAGGCCTCTGGCGAACGCAAGGAAAAGACCGAGTGGCATAATGTCGTGATCTTCAACGAAAATCTCGGTCGGATCGCGAAGCAATATCTCCGCAAAGGTTCGTCCGTCTATGTCGAGGGCCAGCTGCAGACCCGCAAATGGACGGATCAGAACGGCAATGACCGCTACACGACCGAAGTCGTGCTGCAGCGCTTCCGGGGCGAGCTCACGCTGCTTGGCGGCCGCGAAGGCGGCGGATCGGCCGCAGGATCATCCAACTGGGGCGAAGATCGCGGTTCGAACCCCTTCGGCGGTGGCGGATCAAGCCGGGCACCTTCCGGCGGCAGCGCGTTTGACAGCGACCTGGATGATGACGTTCCCTTCTAG
- the feoB gene encoding ferrous iron transporter B, translating to MTALPLIALVGNPNAGKSALFNALTGARQKTGNYPGVTVERHAGRLILPDGRPAELVDLPGTYSLEPTSPDEQVTRDVITGVQAGERRPDALVIVVDAGNLDNHLRFAGELIAQGIPAIIALNMIDMAERDGLTLDPARLSADLGVPVIPTVAVRKRGVEPLKDEMLTLLGKVATPPRPLEGDFGVRQRQARAFAKAAILHEAPARATTQSIDRIVLHPVGGPIILAVLLFVMFQAVFAWATPFADGIDAGVSAIHDAAFAALPPGIFRSFVADGLIAGVGAVIVFLPQILILFAFILVLETTGYMVRAAFLMDRLMASVGLSGRAFIPLLSSFACAVPGIMATRTIEDPKDRLTTILIAPLMTCSARLPVYAVIIAAFIPARNVLPGIGLQGLVLFGLYLGGIVGALVAALALRRTVTKGRGMGFMMEMPRYQMPIFKNLLLGLWQRAWVFLKRAGTIIAVTTMILWALLNFPRVDPTSGVSQVDHSIAGHIANGLAVVVEPIGFNRDISLALIPAMAAREVAVSALATTYAIDDQDESKRDQTLGERLKGSWSLPTALAFLAWFVFAPQCISTIAVVRRETNGWRWPLFMVAYLFALAYVAAGATFWLATFFGL from the coding sequence ATGACTGCACTTCCGCTCATCGCCCTGGTCGGCAACCCCAATGCCGGCAAATCGGCCCTTTTCAACGCCCTGACCGGCGCGCGCCAGAAAACCGGGAATTACCCGGGTGTGACGGTCGAACGGCATGCAGGGCGACTGATCCTGCCAGATGGCCGCCCGGCAGAACTGGTCGACCTTCCCGGCACTTACAGCCTGGAGCCAACCAGCCCCGACGAACAGGTAACCCGCGACGTCATCACTGGTGTCCAGGCCGGAGAACGTCGGCCGGATGCGCTGGTGATTGTGGTCGATGCAGGCAATCTGGACAATCACCTGCGCTTTGCCGGCGAACTGATCGCGCAGGGCATCCCCGCGATCATCGCCCTGAACATGATCGACATGGCAGAACGTGACGGACTGACGCTCGATCCCGCGCGCCTTTCTGCGGACCTTGGCGTGCCTGTGATTCCGACCGTGGCGGTCCGCAAGCGCGGCGTCGAGCCACTGAAGGACGAAATGCTGACCCTGCTTGGCAAGGTGGCGACCCCACCGCGGCCGCTTGAGGGAGATTTTGGTGTACGCCAAAGGCAGGCACGTGCCTTTGCCAAGGCAGCTATCCTGCATGAAGCCCCTGCCCGCGCCACGACCCAGTCCATTGATCGCATTGTCCTCCATCCTGTCGGGGGTCCAATCATTCTCGCGGTTCTGCTGTTTGTGATGTTTCAGGCCGTCTTCGCCTGGGCAACACCCTTTGCCGATGGCATCGACGCAGGCGTCAGCGCGATTCACGATGCGGCCTTTGCCGCCTTGCCGCCGGGAATTTTCCGCTCATTCGTGGCGGACGGACTGATTGCCGGGGTCGGCGCAGTAATTGTCTTCCTGCCGCAGATCCTGATTCTCTTTGCCTTCATCCTCGTCCTCGAAACGACCGGCTATATGGTTCGTGCGGCCTTCCTGATGGACAGGCTGATGGCGTCCGTAGGATTGTCCGGCCGCGCCTTCATCCCGCTTCTGTCGTCCTTTGCGTGCGCGGTTCCCGGTATCATGGCCACGCGAACAATCGAGGATCCGAAGGACCGGCTGACGACGATCCTGATCGCACCCTTGATGACCTGTTCGGCGCGGCTGCCTGTCTATGCGGTGATCATCGCAGCCTTCATTCCCGCCCGAAACGTGTTGCCCGGCATCGGCCTTCAGGGCCTTGTACTGTTCGGCCTCTATCTGGGCGGGATCGTCGGCGCGCTTGTCGCTGCGCTTGCGCTTCGTCGGACTGTCACCAAAGGGCGCGGCATGGGATTCATGATGGAAATGCCGCGCTACCAGATGCCGATCTTCAAGAACCTCCTGCTCGGCCTTTGGCAGCGGGCCTGGGTCTTCCTGAAGCGTGCAGGCACGATCATCGCTGTCACGACGATGATTCTCTGGGCCTTGCTGAACTTTCCGCGCGTCGATCCCACGTCTGGCGTGAGCCAGGTCGATCATTCGATTGCCGGACATATCGCCAACGGGCTCGCCGTGGTTGTGGAACCCATCGGCTTCAATCGAGACATTTCGCTTGCTCTCATTCCCGCGATGGCGGCACGGGAAGTGGCCGTGTCGGCACTGGCCACAACCTATGCAATCGACGATCAGGATGAATCGAAGCGCGATCAGACCCTTGGCGAACGATTGAAGGGAAGCTGGAGCTTACCGACTGCACTGGCCTTCCTGGCCTGGTTCGTCTTTGCGCCGCAGTGCATTTCGACAATCGCCGTCGTCAGGCGCGAGACGAATGGCTGGCGTTGGCCACTCTTTATGGTGGCCTATCTGTTTGCGCTCGCCTATGTCGCAGCTGGAGCCACATTCTGGCTCGCAACATTTTTCGGACTCTGA
- a CDS encoding FeoA family protein produces MRLDELPLNQPATIDRIGWERLDTVAARRLRALGFDEGLTVEALHHGGLVSHDPIACRIGRMTVAIRRNHAALIDVSLA; encoded by the coding sequence GTGCGACTTGACGAACTGCCCCTGAATCAACCGGCGACAATTGATCGCATCGGCTGGGAACGCCTTGACACCGTTGCGGCCCGGCGCTTGCGCGCGTTGGGATTCGACGAGGGGCTGACGGTTGAAGCCCTGCATCATGGCGGGCTTGTTTCGCATGATCCCATTGCGTGCCGGATCGGGAGGATGACGGTGGCGATCCGGCGCAACCATGCGGCGCTGATTGACGTATCACTGGCATGA
- a CDS encoding COQ9 family protein yields MECTMNQSPADMTLDELRPVLARVLPSHAGFDGWGDKAVESAATELGIDPSVARLVFGGDRIDMIDAWFQTIDSDMLVALPPEKLAQMKVRERITALVEARLALVLPHRESLRRALAILAFPANASRAVKFGWRSADVMWRAAGDNATDYNHYTKRAILGSVYAATLAVFLNDDSDDLSETRAFLGRRIDGVMRFEKAKAQISNLRPPFSPARFIGRLRYSAR; encoded by the coding sequence ATGGAATGCACAATGAACCAATCGCCTGCAGACATGACCCTTGACGAGCTGCGCCCGGTTCTGGCCCGCGTCCTTCCGTCACACGCCGGCTTTGATGGGTGGGGCGACAAGGCTGTCGAAAGTGCTGCGACCGAACTGGGCATTGATCCATCAGTCGCCCGCCTTGTCTTTGGCGGTGATCGCATAGACATGATCGATGCCTGGTTCCAGACGATCGATAGCGACATGCTTGTGGCATTACCTCCAGAGAAACTGGCCCAGATGAAAGTGCGGGAACGAATCACCGCTCTTGTCGAGGCACGTCTTGCACTTGTGTTGCCGCATCGCGAATCCCTGCGCAGGGCACTTGCCATACTCGCCTTTCCGGCCAATGCTTCGCGCGCTGTGAAGTTCGGCTGGCGTTCTGCAGACGTGATGTGGCGGGCCGCAGGGGATAACGCCACGGATTACAATCACTATACCAAACGGGCGATCCTTGGATCGGTCTATGCAGCAACTCTGGCTGTGTTCCTGAACGATGACAGTGACGATCTGTCCGAAACAAGGGCTTTCCTTGGTCGCCGCATCGACGGCGTGATGCGTTTCGAGAAAGCCAAGGCGCAGATCAGCAATCTGCGGCCACCATTCAGCCCTGCGCGTTTCATTGGCCGCTTGCGCTATTCGGCGCGATGA
- a CDS encoding urate hydroxylase PuuD, whose amino-acid sequence MAKFFGNLWAVVGVGAILALGLLFGHMGGLANAKGWMTFLHVLVGIMWIGHLYYFNFTQIPTMPKIPAELKPAVSKYIAPEALFWFRWGAAFTVLTGLLVAWLSNYLVEALTLQEGVRSIGIGMWLALIMAFNVWFIIWPNQKKALGIVEADADAKAKAATTAMIFSRTNTLLSIPMLLSMVMHNLGGAF is encoded by the coding sequence ATGGCAAAGTTTTTTGGCAATCTGTGGGCCGTTGTCGGCGTTGGCGCGATTCTCGCCCTTGGCTTGCTCTTCGGTCACATGGGTGGTCTCGCGAACGCAAAGGGCTGGATGACCTTCCTCCACGTGTTGGTGGGCATCATGTGGATCGGCCATCTCTATTATTTCAATTTCACACAGATCCCGACCATGCCGAAGATTCCGGCTGAGCTGAAGCCAGCGGTCAGCAAATATATTGCTCCTGAAGCCTTGTTCTGGTTCCGCTGGGGCGCTGCATTTACAGTGCTGACCGGGCTGCTCGTCGCCTGGCTGAGCAATTATCTGGTTGAGGCACTGACACTGCAAGAAGGCGTCCGGTCGATCGGTATCGGCATGTGGCTTGCGCTGATCATGGCCTTCAATGTCTGGTTCATCATTTGGCCAAACCAGAAAAAGGCGTTGGGCATTGTCGAGGCTGATGCCGATGCAAAGGCCAAGGCAGCCACGACTGCAATGATTTTCAGCCGGACAAATACATTGCTGTCCATCCCGATGCTGCTCAGCATGGTGATGCACAACCTTGGCGGCGCATTTTAG
- a CDS encoding DMT family transporter encodes MARGQEQDLVSGEQAHLRFGIPALVLANLCLAFGSWFVRMADTGPIAAAFWRIALAAPFLFLIARAMGDPARRLGRQTFTLFALSGLFFAIDLAAWHLGISKTKLANANLLGNSTSFLLPLYAFAVARRWPSGMQAIALTLAGVGAVLLMGRSFELSPRNFAGDLLCLLAGVFYTAYLVLMGRMRTGMGPWPVLAWSTMMSTLPLLFMALAVGERLVPHNWAPIIALALLSQIVGQGLMIYVVGRISPVLFGLTFLLQPMVSALVGWFAYDERFGLADWVGTILIGLALILVSQPDRKTA; translated from the coding sequence ATGGCGCGGGGACAAGAACAAGATTTGGTTTCAGGGGAGCAAGCCCATCTGCGCTTCGGGATTCCGGCGCTTGTGCTTGCCAATCTGTGCCTTGCTTTCGGGTCGTGGTTTGTGCGGATGGCCGATACTGGACCGATTGCGGCTGCATTCTGGCGAATCGCCCTCGCTGCGCCGTTCCTGTTCCTCATTGCGCGGGCGATGGGAGACCCGGCACGCAGGCTTGGTCGCCAGACATTCACTCTGTTTGCGCTTTCAGGGCTTTTCTTTGCGATCGACCTCGCCGCATGGCACCTTGGCATCAGCAAGACCAAGCTCGCCAATGCAAACCTGCTGGGAAATTCGACGAGCTTTCTGCTTCCGCTCTATGCATTTGCTGTTGCCCGCCGCTGGCCCTCTGGCATGCAAGCGATTGCCTTGACCCTCGCAGGCGTTGGTGCCGTGCTGCTGATGGGGCGCTCTTTCGAACTTTCACCCCGCAATTTTGCAGGTGACCTTCTCTGCCTACTCGCCGGTGTCTTTTACACCGCCTATCTCGTGCTGATGGGTAGGATGCGAACTGGTATGGGCCCTTGGCCCGTGCTGGCATGGTCAACAATGATGAGCACGCTCCCGCTCCTGTTCATGGCGCTTGCCGTTGGCGAAAGGCTCGTGCCGCATAACTGGGCACCGATTATCGCGCTTGCGCTACTCAGCCAAATCGTTGGTCAGGGCTTGATGATCTACGTGGTCGGCCGCATCTCGCCGGTCCTGTTCGGACTGACATTCCTGCTGCAACCTATGGTTTCAGCCCTTGTGGGCTGGTTCGCCTATGACGAACGCTTTGGCCTTGCCGACTGGGTCGGGACGATTCTGATCGGGCTGGCACTCATCCTGGTGAGCCAGCCCGATCGCAAGACCGCCTAA
- a CDS encoding alkene reductase, protein MTSLFDPIEFGAIHAKNRIVMAPLTRGRSEGVHVPISALKAEYYAQRAGAGLIIAEATGISQEGSGWPAAPGIWSAEQVEAWKPVTEAVHKADGKIILQLWHMGRLVHPDFLGGAQPVSASATTAPGDAHTPTGKKPYEQARPLRLDEIPRLIGDYIHAAKNAIAAGFDGVQLHSANGYLIDQFLRDGSNFREDDYGGPIQNRIRLLREVTQALADTVGAGRTSVRLSPNGETQGVDDSNPVALFTAAAAALQDIGISFLELREQKTFGSFGTTDVPRVSPDIRKVFKAPLVLNQEYTLETATADLESGLADAISFGRKFISNPDLPARLAKGVELAPDNFRTWYSPGPEGYTDYPTYDALVDA, encoded by the coding sequence ATGACCAGTCTTTTCGATCCGATAGAATTTGGCGCCATCCACGCAAAGAACCGCATTGTCATGGCGCCACTCACGCGCGGCCGTAGCGAAGGCGTGCATGTTCCTATTTCCGCGCTCAAGGCAGAATATTATGCCCAGCGTGCAGGTGCCGGCCTCATCATCGCTGAAGCAACCGGCATTTCGCAGGAAGGTTCGGGCTGGCCAGCGGCGCCCGGCATCTGGTCTGCAGAACAGGTCGAAGCCTGGAAGCCAGTGACCGAGGCGGTGCACAAGGCTGATGGAAAGATCATCCTGCAACTGTGGCACATGGGTCGCCTCGTTCATCCGGATTTTCTTGGTGGAGCCCAGCCGGTTTCCGCCTCGGCGACCACCGCGCCGGGCGATGCGCACACACCGACTGGCAAGAAGCCCTACGAGCAGGCGCGCCCCCTCCGGTTGGACGAGATTCCCCGCCTGATTGGCGACTACATCCATGCGGCGAAGAATGCGATCGCCGCCGGATTTGACGGTGTGCAGCTTCATTCGGCGAATGGCTACCTGATCGACCAGTTCCTTCGCGACGGCTCGAACTTCCGCGAAGATGATTATGGAGGCCCTATCCAGAACCGCATCCGCCTGCTGCGCGAAGTGACGCAGGCTCTGGCTGACACAGTCGGCGCCGGTCGCACTTCGGTTCGCCTCTCTCCGAACGGAGAGACGCAGGGTGTCGATGATTCGAACCCGGTCGCGCTGTTCACAGCGGCAGCCGCTGCCCTGCAGGACATTGGCATCTCGTTCCTTGAATTGCGCGAACAGAAGACTTTCGGCTCATTCGGCACGACAGATGTGCCGCGTGTATCACCCGATATTCGCAAGGTCTTCAAGGCGCCGCTGGTTCTCAATCAGGAATACACGCTTGAAACCGCCACAGCCGATCTGGAAAGTGGACTGGCCGATGCGATCAGTTTTGGCCGAAAGTTCATTTCCAATCCGGATCTGCCCGCCCGGCTGGCCAAAGGCGTCGAACTCGCGCCGGACAATTTCAGGACCTGGTATTCGCCAGGACCCGAAGGTTATACGGACTACCCGACCTATGATGCGCTGGTGGACGCCTGA
- the ribH gene encoding 6,7-dimethyl-8-ribityllumazine synthase, translating to MAKFLIVEARFYDHLNDMLVAGARAALEEAGHAVDVVSVPGALEIPGTIALAAESGRYEGFVAIGVVIRGETYHFEIVAGESARGIMALTMDGIAIGNGILTVENEQQAIVRADPNQKDKGGEAAKAALALLEFKQRFAD from the coding sequence ATGGCCAAATTCCTGATCGTGGAAGCCCGTTTCTATGACCATCTGAACGATATGCTTGTCGCAGGGGCCCGCGCGGCTCTGGAAGAGGCCGGCCATGCCGTCGACGTCGTGTCTGTTCCCGGCGCACTTGAAATTCCGGGGACCATAGCGCTTGCCGCTGAAAGCGGACGCTATGAAGGGTTCGTTGCAATCGGCGTGGTCATCCGCGGCGAAACTTATCATTTCGAAATTGTTGCAGGCGAAAGCGCCCGCGGTATCATGGCATTGACAATGGATGGCATTGCTATCGGAAACGGGATCCTGACTGTCGAAAATGAACAGCAGGCCATTGTCCGGGCCGATCCGAACCAGAAGGACAAGGGCGGTGAAGCTGCGAAGGCCGCCCTTGCCTTGCTTGAGTTCAAACAGCGCTTTGCGGATTAA